From Mesoaciditoga lauensis cd-1655R = DSM 25116, a single genomic window includes:
- the xylA gene encoding xylose isomerase, with protein sequence MKIFDGIRNIPYEGPKSKDPLSFRYYNPNEIVDGRSMSEHLKFAVAFWHTFNYDGSDPFGMGTMQRPWSKVSNPMDLALIKVDALFEFCEKLNVEYFCFHDRDIAPEGGTLRETNKNLDVVVEHIKDHMKTSKIKPLWVTANMFSNPRYVHGAATSPNADVFAYAAAQVKKALEIAKEVGASNYVFWGGREGYETLLNTDMEFELENMARFLHMAVDYAKKIGFDGQFLIEPKPKEPTKHQYDFDAASAIAFLQKYDLSEHFKLNIEANHATLAGHTFQHELRYARINGKLGSIDANQGDLLLGWDVDRFPTNIYETTLAMYEVIKNGGLHSGGLNFDAKVRRGSFTPEDLFKAHIAAIDAFAAGWKIAHKVIGDGVIDEFVSKRYSSYKRGIGKDIVSGKMNFETLEKYVIDKDKIGNISGMQEELESLLNYYILNFQS encoded by the coding sequence ATGAAAATTTTCGATGGAATTAGGAATATTCCATACGAAGGTCCAAAATCAAAAGATCCCTTATCATTTAGATACTACAATCCGAACGAAATTGTGGATGGTAGGTCCATGTCAGAGCATTTAAAATTTGCTGTGGCGTTTTGGCATACTTTTAACTACGATGGTTCTGATCCATTCGGTATGGGTACGATGCAGAGGCCATGGTCAAAAGTATCCAATCCTATGGATTTAGCTTTAATAAAAGTTGATGCGCTTTTCGAATTTTGTGAAAAGTTGAATGTGGAATATTTCTGTTTTCACGACAGAGACATTGCTCCAGAGGGAGGCACACTGAGAGAAACAAATAAAAATTTGGATGTAGTCGTTGAACATATTAAAGATCATATGAAAACTTCTAAGATAAAACCGCTATGGGTAACAGCCAATATGTTCTCTAACCCAAGATATGTCCATGGCGCCGCCACCTCTCCAAATGCTGATGTATTCGCCTATGCGGCTGCGCAGGTTAAAAAAGCCCTAGAAATTGCAAAAGAAGTTGGAGCATCAAATTACGTTTTTTGGGGAGGACGTGAAGGTTACGAAACACTACTAAATACTGACATGGAATTTGAACTTGAAAATATGGCCAGGTTCCTACATATGGCCGTAGATTATGCCAAGAAAATCGGATTTGACGGCCAATTTCTCATAGAACCTAAGCCTAAAGAACCAACAAAACATCAATATGATTTTGATGCGGCAAGCGCTATTGCCTTCTTACAAAAGTACGATCTCTCAGAACATTTCAAATTGAATATAGAGGCCAATCATGCCACACTTGCTGGTCACACATTTCAGCATGAGCTTAGATATGCACGCATCAATGGAAAACTTGGAAGCATAGATGCAAACCAAGGTGATCTTTTGCTGGGGTGGGACGTCGATAGATTTCCAACTAATATTTATGAAACTACCTTGGCAATGTATGAGGTTATCAAAAATGGAGGGCTCCATTCAGGAGGTCTTAATTTTGATGCCAAAGTTAGAAGAGGATCTTTCACTCCGGAAGATCTATTTAAAGCACACATAGCTGCTATAGATGCTTTTGCTGCGGGTTGGAAAATAGCCCACAAGGTAATAGGAGATGGCGTAATTGATGAATTTGTTTCTAAAAGATATTCCAGCTACAAACGAGGCATCGGAAAAGACATTGTTTCTGGGAAGATGAATTTTGAAACGCTGGAAAAGTACGTCATAGATAAAGATAAAATTGGCAATATTTCTGGTATGCAAGAAGAATTAGAATCTCTACTTAATTATTACATATTAAATTTTCAATCATAG
- a CDS encoding ABC transporter permease translates to MSKAAVLSFIKKYGVLLGLGGVIAFFAFESPIYFFTFSNFVIISKQSSVNILLALGEMFAILTAGIDLSVGSIAALSGAFFAGTTLFAGGNVFLGALAGLGIGASIGLFNGILVAFGKLPPFIATLATMSVGRGLVLMYTHGQPIWGLPQGFSYIGQGDFLKIPLPIIIMTIAFILVWITLARTRFGRSVYATGGNIRAARAAGIKIKSVLIIVYVLSAFFAALGGLVLTSRLGTAQPNAGTGYELDAIAAVVLGGTSLFGGEGWVVGTIIGGFLIAVLNNGMTIMNISPYTQEVVKGIVIVLAVLITTFEKEYWNE, encoded by the coding sequence ATGTCAAAAGCTGCCGTTTTAAGTTTCATAAAAAAATATGGAGTGTTGTTGGGATTAGGAGGAGTTATAGCTTTTTTTGCATTTGAATCACCAATTTACTTTTTCACCTTCTCAAATTTTGTGATAATTTCTAAACAATCATCTGTGAATATATTACTTGCATTGGGAGAAATGTTTGCTATTCTTACGGCTGGAATAGATCTTTCGGTGGGTTCAATTGCTGCCTTGTCTGGAGCGTTTTTTGCAGGAACAACTTTGTTTGCAGGGGGAAATGTGTTTCTAGGGGCTCTAGCTGGATTAGGAATTGGAGCATCGATTGGGCTGTTTAACGGAATACTTGTTGCATTTGGAAAATTGCCACCGTTCATTGCTACCCTTGCAACTATGTCAGTAGGTAGAGGATTAGTGTTGATGTATACCCATGGGCAACCTATATGGGGACTGCCCCAGGGTTTTTCATACATAGGACAGGGCGACTTTTTGAAAATTCCTCTCCCTATCATTATTATGACAATTGCATTTATTTTGGTGTGGATAACCCTTGCGAGGACAAGGTTTGGACGAAGTGTTTATGCAACGGGTGGAAATATTCGTGCTGCACGTGCCGCAGGGATAAAGATAAAATCTGTTCTTATCATTGTTTACGTGCTTAGTGCTTTCTTTGCAGCTTTAGGGGGTTTGGTGCTAACGTCAAGATTGGGAACCGCACAGCCCAATGCCGGAACAGGATATGAATTAGACGCTATAGCTGCTGTTGTACTTGGTGGCACGAGTCTTTTTGGTGGGGAAGGCTGGGTAGTTGGAACGATCATAGGTGGTTTTTTGATAGCCGTTTTGAATAACGGAATGACCATTATGAACATATCTCCATATACCCAAGAGGTTGTTAAGGGAATTGTCATTGTTTTGGCAGTATTGATAACGACTTTTGAAAAAGAGTATTGGAATGAATGA
- a CDS encoding sugar ABC transporter ATP-binding protein, whose product MNGTVPKSSTKVVLETKNICKSFSGVEVLKNVNLTITKGEIHAIVGENGAGKSTLMKIIAGEYKPTSGSLFVNGEEKHFSSPLDAIRSAITLIHQEFSLVPQLSVYENVFLGRLLTRKVGGLKFIDKKAMKNEVKESLRKIGAPNISVDSKVSDLSVASKQIVEIVKALSVKPYILIMDEPTAALSLKETKTLFSILKTLKKQGVTIIFISHRLEEIFEIADKVSVLRNGELISTLDIEDSNMNDLVKMMVGRSLENRFPDKPSYNAGKILLRVQNFSSEPFFRNVNFELREGEVLGIAGLVGCGSAQVGEALFGLRESRGSVEFKGQEIQIKNPSKAMKEGILLVPEDRHSLGLVLKLTVRENHSLPNLDFLSKLGFIKPRKERKSALSMIDYLNTKVTSINQRVENLSGGNQQKVVLGKWIVRSPKVLILEEPTRGIDVGAKFEIYKFIYDQVLKGVAVILISSELEEVINISDRILVMSEGRITGELNSKDATPERVLELAVKGKEM is encoded by the coding sequence TTGAATGGTACAGTACCTAAATCGTCAACAAAAGTTGTATTGGAAACAAAAAATATATGTAAGTCATTTTCAGGGGTTGAAGTTTTGAAAAATGTGAATTTAACTATAACCAAAGGAGAGATCCACGCTATTGTTGGTGAAAATGGTGCCGGCAAATCTACTCTTATGAAAATCATTGCTGGGGAATACAAGCCTACCAGTGGAAGTTTATTTGTTAACGGTGAAGAAAAGCACTTTTCTTCACCGTTAGATGCCATAAGAAGTGCGATTACTCTCATACATCAGGAGTTTAGTTTAGTTCCTCAATTAAGCGTTTACGAAAATGTCTTTCTGGGAAGATTGCTCACACGAAAAGTAGGAGGGCTGAAATTCATCGATAAAAAAGCAATGAAAAATGAGGTGAAAGAATCTCTTAGAAAAATAGGAGCCCCTAACATCTCCGTAGATTCAAAGGTGAGTGATCTAAGCGTTGCAAGCAAACAAATAGTGGAGATAGTGAAAGCACTTTCTGTAAAACCTTATATCCTAATCATGGATGAACCTACCGCTGCTTTATCCTTAAAAGAAACTAAAACGCTTTTTTCTATATTGAAGACCTTAAAAAAACAGGGAGTTACCATTATTTTCATATCTCACAGATTGGAAGAAATATTTGAAATAGCTGATAAAGTTAGCGTTTTGAGGAATGGAGAACTTATTTCCACTTTAGACATTGAAGATTCTAACATGAATGATTTGGTCAAAATGATGGTTGGAAGAAGTTTGGAAAACAGATTCCCTGACAAGCCTTCATATAATGCTGGAAAAATTTTGCTAAGAGTTCAAAATTTCTCATCTGAACCATTTTTTAGGAATGTGAATTTTGAGCTAAGAGAAGGAGAAGTATTAGGAATAGCTGGATTGGTAGGATGCGGTAGTGCACAAGTGGGAGAAGCGTTATTTGGGCTTAGAGAATCAAGAGGAAGTGTGGAGTTCAAGGGGCAAGAGATCCAAATTAAAAATCCAAGCAAAGCTATGAAAGAAGGCATATTATTGGTTCCAGAAGACCGCCATTCTTTAGGACTTGTGTTAAAACTTACCGTGAGAGAGAATCACTCGCTACCTAACTTGGATTTTTTATCCAAACTTGGATTTATCAAGCCTAGAAAAGAAAGAAAAAGTGCTTTATCGATGATAGATTATCTTAATACCAAGGTTACAAGCATAAATCAAAGGGTCGAGAACCTTAGTGGAGGTAATCAGCAAAAAGTGGTGCTCGGAAAATGGATCGTTCGTTCTCCAAAAGTTTTGATTCTAGAGGAACCGACAAGGGGAATAGACGTTGGAGCCAAATTTGAGATATACAAATTCATATACGATCAAGTGCTGAAAGGGGTTGCTGTAATTTTGATTTCTTCGGAATTAGAGGAAGTAATAAATATAAGCGATAGAATCTTAGTTATGAGTGAAGGAAGAATTACAGGAGAACTTAATTCTAAAGATGCAACTCCGGAAAGAGTTTTGGAGCTTGCCGTAAAAGGGAAGGAGATGTAA
- the xylB gene encoding xylulokinase — MIFLGIDLGTTGVKLVALSDEGKVLFKHFEGYNLYTPKPGWSEEVPAEWWKAILKSLKAVSDFLGRNSTEVKALALSGQMHGSVFLDNNGKVIRPAILWNDTRTIKQRKEIESKIGKEELLKKVQNLPLEGFTAPKILWLKENEPENYSKLWKVILPKDYINYKLTNRICTEPTDASGTALYDVIGKKWSNEIIEKIGLHLNIFPEVVKSTEAIGKISKEVSRETGINKECLVIAGGADNVCGAVGAGVADDGQMLISIGSSGVVFLPVNNPMKRDPKGRLHFFNHVENLWYNMGVTLSAGLSLKWFRETFEKHGLAEQREDKNVYDFMLEKAKKVSLGSEGLYYLPYLNGERTPYMDAKARGIFLGFSLRHKEEHFIRSVLEGVAYSLKDSLEIAKKYGLKVKEAKIIGGGAKSELWTQIITDVLNVNIDTLMMDEGPAFGAGILAAVGSGVYSTVQEAMKTMVKTKRTFKPISGNVEEYGKRYDIYKSIYRANAAIMSKSFDIERETTK, encoded by the coding sequence TTGATATTTTTAGGAATAGATCTTGGGACAACAGGGGTTAAGCTTGTAGCCCTTTCTGACGAAGGAAAAGTTTTATTCAAACATTTCGAAGGGTACAATTTATACACACCAAAACCTGGATGGTCGGAAGAAGTTCCGGCTGAATGGTGGAAGGCAATTTTAAAATCACTAAAAGCGGTTTCTGATTTTTTGGGGAGAAATTCAACTGAGGTAAAAGCTTTAGCTTTGAGCGGGCAAATGCATGGCTCCGTCTTTCTTGATAATAATGGAAAAGTCATAAGACCAGCGATACTTTGGAATGACACAAGGACTATTAAACAACGAAAAGAAATTGAAAGTAAGATTGGTAAGGAAGAACTGTTGAAAAAAGTGCAGAATCTCCCGCTTGAAGGCTTCACCGCTCCTAAAATATTGTGGTTAAAAGAAAATGAACCAGAGAATTATTCAAAACTTTGGAAAGTAATTCTCCCAAAAGATTACATAAATTACAAATTGACGAATCGTATTTGTACAGAACCTACAGATGCGTCGGGTACGGCTCTTTATGATGTTATAGGCAAAAAGTGGTCAAATGAGATAATTGAGAAGATTGGGCTCCATTTGAATATATTCCCAGAGGTTGTGAAATCTACAGAAGCTATTGGAAAAATTTCAAAGGAGGTTTCAAGAGAAACAGGAATAAATAAAGAATGTTTAGTGATAGCTGGTGGTGCTGATAACGTTTGTGGAGCGGTTGGAGCTGGAGTGGCGGATGACGGGCAAATGCTGATTAGCATTGGATCGTCAGGAGTGGTGTTTCTTCCAGTAAATAATCCTATGAAAAGAGATCCAAAAGGAAGGCTGCACTTTTTTAATCACGTTGAGAATTTGTGGTACAACATGGGTGTTACGCTTTCTGCAGGGCTTTCTTTGAAATGGTTCAGAGAAACTTTTGAAAAACATGGATTGGCAGAACAGAGAGAAGATAAAAATGTTTACGATTTTATGTTAGAAAAAGCAAAAAAAGTCTCTTTGGGAAGCGAAGGACTGTACTACTTGCCATATCTTAATGGAGAGCGAACACCTTATATGGACGCGAAAGCACGCGGAATTTTCTTGGGATTTTCATTGAGACACAAAGAAGAACATTTTATTCGGAGTGTTTTGGAAGGAGTAGCTTATTCATTAAAGGATTCTTTAGAAATAGCCAAGAAGTATGGATTAAAAGTAAAAGAAGCAAAAATAATCGGTGGTGGAGCAAAGAGCGAATTATGGACGCAAATTATAACCGATGTATTAAATGTCAATATAGACACTTTGATGATGGATGAAGGTCCCGCTTTTGGTGCAGGGATACTTGCGGCAGTGGGTTCGGGAGTTTACAGTACTGTCCAAGAAGCCATGAAAACCATGGTGAAGACCAAAAGAACGTTCAAACCAATTTCGGGAAATGTTGAGGAATACGGTAAACGATATGATATTTACAAGAGCATTTATCGAGCAAATGCTGCGATAATGTCCAAATCTTTTGATATTGAAAGGGAAACGACAAAATAG
- a CDS encoding efflux RND transporter permease subunit has product MKVSDKAIAIIVFVIFGVASVILFAFLSKIRMQGTEALVPSNDPALVAMKKMEKNFGDADQIMIIVKTDGIFKKKNSLTLYNLVQKIKENKSVKSVQSIFDAADVKFNIFSGMKYTPYFEKGVPVASTKNILNSKLYVGNLVDPSGKVVSIIVYLKKDAKDVAPAIENILKKDLPEDMPYYITGEDVLNSSMNSSILILAIFYPPLLFGMMWLLYFLRLGNVVGAAIPPLLAAVAAMWTYGVAGMMNFSLNMLTATVGIFIIVVSSSYGLHFLDRYMFNRSKSNHHDAVMKTLKEETVPIIMSALTTVVGFISFVFTGIGAFKTFGILVSVGIGISALFAIVLIPAITKFFDIHKRTIHPLKLKVNFSSKFNKWAIAGTLVFLALSPFFMMRINVNSDEFSYFKYNSRLRSSARVAKEYFGWVLPFYVMVEKSQPFTEKDAENLDKFIQEIEKIPGVSGVNSVMDISQSFDVPLPILQTLSKNPKYSPYFSEWFYGNTTRLFVKTALTDTNSAQRIAKAIEKLGKRFPSYKIEVTSPSLVYAAMNDSIMQNQISTIVVAFIFILALLIITFRSFIPPLIASVPIVLTVMFNFALMGILKVNLEISTAIISSVLMGLVIDYSIHTISRYRMTKDVNEVLNEVGPVITVSAVGLMAGFGTLLFAPLRLYMQLGGMLAIGIGLGAFLTIVFVGELLRMYDKKMKKGK; this is encoded by the coding sequence ATGAAAGTATCGGATAAAGCTATTGCCATAATTGTTTTTGTCATCTTCGGTGTGGCAAGCGTGATACTTTTTGCTTTTCTTTCGAAAATACGCATGCAAGGAACTGAAGCGCTTGTACCTTCGAACGATCCTGCTCTTGTAGCCATGAAAAAGATGGAAAAAAATTTTGGAGATGCCGATCAGATAATGATAATTGTGAAAACAGACGGCATTTTCAAAAAGAAGAATTCATTGACACTTTATAATTTGGTGCAAAAGATAAAAGAAAACAAAAGCGTGAAGAGCGTTCAATCTATCTTTGACGCCGCGGATGTGAAATTCAACATCTTCAGTGGAATGAAATATACACCTTATTTTGAAAAAGGCGTTCCAGTAGCCTCTACAAAAAATATTCTGAATTCAAAACTCTACGTTGGAAATCTTGTAGATCCTTCAGGAAAAGTGGTATCGATAATCGTTTATCTTAAAAAAGATGCTAAAGATGTGGCGCCGGCGATAGAAAATATCTTGAAAAAGGATCTTCCTGAAGATATGCCGTATTACATCACAGGGGAAGATGTTTTGAATTCCTCAATGAACTCTTCCATTCTCATTCTTGCCATCTTCTATCCTCCGTTGCTTTTCGGCATGATGTGGCTTTTATACTTTTTAAGGTTGGGGAATGTAGTTGGAGCTGCCATTCCTCCTCTTCTTGCGGCTGTTGCCGCGATGTGGACTTACGGAGTGGCTGGAATGATGAACTTTTCCCTCAACATGTTAACGGCTACCGTGGGTATATTCATAATAGTTGTGAGTTCATCGTATGGATTGCATTTTTTAGATAGATACATGTTCAACAGATCAAAATCAAATCATCACGATGCCGTTATGAAAACTTTAAAAGAAGAAACCGTTCCAATAATAATGTCCGCGCTTACGACGGTTGTTGGTTTCATTTCCTTTGTCTTTACCGGCATAGGGGCTTTCAAAACCTTTGGAATACTTGTCTCTGTAGGAATAGGAATAAGCGCGCTGTTCGCGATAGTGTTGATACCCGCCATTACCAAGTTCTTTGATATCCATAAAAGAACTATTCATCCGCTAAAACTTAAAGTGAACTTTTCTTCAAAGTTCAACAAATGGGCGATAGCAGGGACGCTTGTGTTTTTGGCTTTATCCCCGTTTTTCATGATGCGAATTAACGTTAACTCGGATGAATTCAGTTATTTCAAATACAATTCTAGATTGAGAAGTTCAGCGCGCGTTGCGAAAGAATATTTCGGATGGGTGCTGCCTTTCTACGTTATGGTGGAAAAGTCTCAGCCTTTTACCGAAAAAGACGCTGAGAATCTGGATAAATTCATCCAGGAAATTGAAAAAATTCCAGGCGTTTCGGGTGTGAATTCCGTGATGGACATATCCCAATCGTTCGACGTTCCCTTACCAATTTTGCAAACGCTTTCGAAAAATCCGAAATACTCTCCGTATTTTTCGGAATGGTTCTACGGCAACACGACAAGGCTTTTCGTAAAAACAGCTTTGACCGACACGAACAGCGCTCAAAGGATAGCGAAGGCGATAGAAAAGTTGGGAAAGCGTTTTCCATCTTACAAAATCGAGGTAACATCTCCTTCGCTTGTGTACGCTGCCATGAATGATTCTATAATGCAAAACCAGATTTCAACTATAGTTGTGGCTTTTATTTTCATACTGGCATTACTCATAATAACGTTTAGAAGTTTTATCCCACCGTTAATTGCTTCCGTTCCTATCGTGTTGACTGTGATGTTCAATTTCGCTCTGATGGGAATTTTAAAGGTGAATCTTGAAATTTCAACGGCGATAATTTCCAGTGTTCTCATGGGATTAGTCATAGATTATTCCATTCACACGATAAGTAGGTATAGGATGACGAAAGATGTAAACGAAGTTTTAAACGAAGTTGGGCCGGTTATAACTGTAAGCGCCGTCGGATTGATGGCGGGCTTTGGGACGTTGCTTTTTGCTCCTCTGCGTTTGTACATGCAGCTTGGTGGCATGTTGGCAATTGGAATAGGATTAGGTGCCTTTTTAACTATCGTCTTCGTTGGGGAACTCTTGAGAATGTACGATAAAAAAATGAAAAAAGGTAAATAG
- a CDS encoding ROK family transcriptional regulator yields the protein MFLVKGSTVSSANQKNVNRTLMLNAILRSQPISQVELTKTLKISKSTVSRITQELMQSGMLKNVGVSKTSKNGRNPSLIALNPEYRKSLVIKVGVNYSMIAIANFSMSFEKVTTFKTKKRPEDFIDYVIKFIKRHVTDKEKMFSVSLSIPGIVEKNFRKIVITPNLGWKDLPLAEMIEEKLDVLFDNPRKVSMDNEANLAVIAEMMFGKKINENDRNVIFILFGEGIGTGLVINGQLYRGRWNTAGEFGHMIVEMNGKKCHCGNRGCWERYASISQIAPQKFSISSSKLSDVQIGSSTLEKYSTAVATGIANIVNGISPDVVIVGGTISKIWNEISQDVIKKVKKMSITSDAAKVRIESSSFSKYPAELYGAAVLSFLGEFEGPIII from the coding sequence ATGTTTTTGGTAAAAGGGTCTACAGTGTCATCAGCAAATCAAAAAAATGTGAACCGAACGTTAATGTTGAATGCTATCTTGAGATCTCAACCTATATCTCAAGTGGAGTTGACCAAGACTTTAAAAATCAGTAAAAGTACCGTGAGTAGGATAACTCAAGAACTTATGCAATCTGGTATGCTGAAAAATGTTGGCGTTTCAAAAACGTCTAAAAATGGAAGAAATCCCTCTCTTATTGCTTTGAATCCAGAATATAGAAAAAGCCTTGTAATCAAAGTAGGCGTTAATTATTCCATGATCGCAATTGCTAATTTTTCAATGTCTTTTGAAAAAGTAACAACGTTTAAGACAAAAAAGAGACCCGAAGATTTTATTGATTACGTGATCAAATTCATAAAAAGGCATGTAACAGATAAAGAAAAAATGTTTTCGGTTTCCTTAAGCATTCCAGGAATAGTGGAAAAGAACTTCAGAAAGATCGTAATCACACCTAATCTGGGTTGGAAAGATCTTCCTTTAGCTGAAATGATTGAAGAAAAACTTGACGTTCTTTTTGATAACCCAAGAAAAGTCTCAATGGATAACGAAGCGAATCTTGCTGTGATTGCGGAAATGATGTTTGGTAAAAAAATAAATGAAAACGATCGAAATGTGATATTCATTCTGTTTGGTGAAGGAATAGGAACAGGCCTTGTTATCAACGGACAATTGTACAGGGGGAGATGGAATACAGCAGGAGAATTTGGGCACATGATTGTAGAAATGAATGGGAAAAAGTGCCATTGTGGAAATAGAGGATGTTGGGAAAGGTATGCTTCTATAAGTCAAATAGCCCCCCAAAAATTTTCTATTTCAAGTTCCAAGCTTTCAGATGTGCAAATAGGTTCTTCCACTCTTGAAAAATATTCTACAGCAGTTGCAACGGGAATAGCTAATATAGTTAACGGCATTAGCCCTGATGTTGTGATCGTAGGTGGCACCATATCTAAAATATGGAACGAAATATCTCAAGATGTTATTAAAAAGGTGAAAAAGATGAGCATAACATCCGATGCCGCAAAAGTAAGGATAGAATCGTCTTCTTTCTCTAAATATCCAGCTGAATTGTACGGTGCGGCGGTTTTGTCATTTTTGGGTGAGTTTGAAGGGCCGATAATAATCTGA
- a CDS encoding IS110 family transposase, whose protein sequence is MIYVGIDISSEKFDVAFYEPKAKKYTLQTFRQSRKGFKKFASKLENLHEEISIAMESTGIYDNNIYEFLNDLGYEVILFHPYSVKNFLKSYSNSKTDQIDAKNLALALFVLGDNAVVSTKLPKEIQALRKLVRFRSSIVKEQTRLQIQLRNILKVNMPEIVKFFSQMNSVVLLGLLSKYPSRESILANKKEAVELLSSFKGWSRKKAKEVVESLEDSIGLTDKLGVHSTMVSTIVTQLKMVKESAEKLEKEIERINSSFLPKNPISTIPGMGKLTEATIVSEVGEISRFSTKEKFVAFLGMDPVIKQSGKSYRTSGISKKGNKNLRMVFYNLAVRAIRYIPKYRKKYEELKKRKHAKVALVAIARKMAELVYVIWKNGVEFDPAMP, encoded by the coding sequence ATGATCTACGTTGGCATAGACATATCGAGTGAAAAGTTTGACGTTGCTTTCTACGAACCCAAGGCCAAAAAGTATACGCTTCAAACCTTTAGGCAATCAAGGAAGGGATTCAAAAAGTTCGCATCCAAGCTTGAAAACCTTCACGAAGAAATCTCCATAGCGATGGAGTCAACTGGTATCTACGACAACAACATCTACGAATTTCTAAACGATTTAGGATACGAAGTGATTCTATTTCATCCATACAGTGTCAAAAACTTCCTTAAATCGTATTCAAATTCGAAAACAGACCAAATAGATGCGAAAAACCTCGCTCTCGCCCTTTTCGTTCTCGGAGACAATGCGGTAGTTTCCACGAAATTGCCCAAGGAGATACAGGCTTTGAGAAAACTGGTGAGATTCAGGAGTTCAATTGTAAAAGAACAAACCAGACTGCAAATTCAGTTGAGGAACATTCTCAAAGTAAACATGCCAGAAATAGTAAAATTCTTCAGCCAGATGAATTCTGTTGTTCTGCTAGGACTACTTTCGAAATATCCGAGTCGTGAATCGATTCTTGCCAACAAGAAAGAAGCGGTGGAACTGCTCTCGTCTTTCAAGGGATGGTCAAGAAAGAAAGCGAAAGAAGTGGTTGAATCACTTGAAGATTCAATAGGACTGACAGACAAACTGGGAGTGCATTCAACGATGGTCTCAACTATAGTGACGCAGCTGAAGATGGTAAAAGAATCAGCCGAGAAATTGGAAAAGGAGATAGAAAGGATAAACTCATCTTTTTTACCGAAGAACCCCATCTCAACGATACCAGGGATGGGAAAGCTGACGGAAGCGACGATAGTGTCTGAAGTGGGTGAGATTAGCAGATTCTCTACGAAGGAGAAATTCGTGGCCTTTCTTGGGATGGACCCGGTGATAAAGCAAAGCGGAAAGAGTTACAGGACGTCCGGGATATCTAAGAAGGGAAACAAGAACCTAAGGATGGTGTTTTACAATCTGGCAGTAAGGGCGATAAGATACATACCGAAATACAGAAAGAAGTACGAGGAGTTAAAAAAGAGAAAACACGCAAAGGTGGCACTGGTAGCGATAGCGAGGAAAATGGCGGAATTGGTGTACGTGATTTGGAAGAATGGAGTTGAGTTTGACCCGGCGATGCCTTGA
- a CDS encoding substrate-binding domain-containing protein, whose amino-acid sequence MKRYILLVAVMMIGMAAVSMALTIGLVLGNMDNPYFVEMANAAKTQAKALGADLIVLNANYSNATQYNQVEDLIQRKVDAIVINPTDSDALVPAAEAAYKAGIPFICIDRTVNSPHISLDIESNNTEAGEIDGEALVKMLNGKGNIAVILGTPGLSVQRERTEGFMQVVKKYPNIHIVAEQNGNFNMADGMKAAEAILTAHPNLDAIYAENDPMALGAVQAIKEFNRKGIKVFAIDASPQGIEALKKGEITVEVGQQPRKMTMLAIAAADFLARGFKLVLPSNTQNKRYFLRVYGITKSNVEKWIADSVHGWH is encoded by the coding sequence ATGAAGAGGTACATACTTTTAGTGGCGGTCATGATGATTGGAATGGCTGCTGTATCGATGGCCCTAACAATTGGCTTAGTTCTCGGAAACATGGACAATCCATATTTTGTAGAGATGGCTAACGCAGCAAAAACGCAAGCAAAAGCATTAGGCGCAGATTTGATAGTGCTGAATGCCAATTACAGCAATGCTACTCAATACAACCAAGTTGAAGATCTCATCCAGCGAAAAGTTGACGCTATTGTTATAAATCCAACTGATTCTGACGCACTGGTTCCTGCTGCCGAGGCTGCTTATAAAGCTGGAATACCTTTTATATGCATTGACAGAACTGTGAATAGTCCACACATATCGTTGGATATAGAATCAAACAACACAGAGGCTGGAGAAATTGATGGAGAAGCATTAGTCAAGATGCTAAATGGAAAGGGCAACATTGCTGTTATTTTAGGAACACCTGGCTTGAGCGTTCAAAGGGAAAGAACAGAAGGCTTTATGCAAGTTGTGAAGAAATATCCAAACATTCATATCGTAGCAGAACAAAATGGTAATTTCAACATGGCCGATGGAATGAAAGCTGCAGAAGCCATACTTACCGCCCATCCAAATTTGGATGCAATTTACGCCGAAAACGATCCTATGGCACTTGGAGCCGTTCAAGCAATAAAAGAGTTTAATCGTAAGGGAATAAAGGTCTTTGCAATAGATGCTTCACCTCAAGGCATCGAAGCACTAAAAAAGGGAGAAATAACAGTCGAAGTTGGACAGCAACCAAGAAAAATGACCATGCTGGCTATAGCTGCAGCTGATTTCTTAGCCAGAGGATTCAAGCTAGTCCTTCCATCCAACACACAAAATAAGAGATATTTTCTCAGAGTTTATGGGATCACAAAATCTAATGTTGAAAAATGGATAGCTGATTCTGTACATGGATGGCACTAA